Proteins from one Candida orthopsilosis Co 90-125, chromosome 2 draft sequence genomic window:
- a CDS encoding Sod2 mitochondrial Mn-containing superoxide dismutase, translating to MIFTTTYVHNCNTKSNYNSSILTSLLQKHHKTYVDNLNKSIESAVEAKSKGEVKKLVALQKAINFNGGGYINHCLWWKNLAPQSAGGGQVPSEESALGKQIAQQFGSVDKLIEITNAKLAGIQGSGWAFIVKNKENGGQIEVITTANQDTVTDPSLIPLVAIDAWEHAYYLQYKNVKADYFKALWNVVNWKEAERRFEF from the coding sequence ATGATCTTCACTACAACGTATGTACATAATTGCAACACCAAATCTAACTATAATAGCTCCATACTAACTTCTCTTCTCCAGAAACACCACAAGACATATGTCGACAACTTGAACAAGTCAATTGAAAGTGCTGTTGAAGCCAAGTCCAAGGGTGAAGTTAAAAAACTTGTTGCTTTGCAAAAAgccatcaacttcaatggtggtggttACATCAACCATTGCTTATGGTGGAAAAACTTGGCTCCACAAAGTGCCGGTGGTGGACAAGTTCCAAGTGAAGAATCAGCTTTAGGAAAGCAAATTgctcaacaatttggttcagttgacaaattgattgaaatcaccaatgCTAAATTAGCTGGTATTCAAGGTTCAGGCTGGGCTTTTATTGTCAAGAATAAGGAGAACGGAGGGCAAATTGAAGTCATCACAACTGCTAACCAAGATACTGTTACTGATCCAAGCTTGATTCCATTGGTTGCTATTGATGCATGGGAACATGCTTATTACTTACAATATAAAAATGTCAAGGCTGATTATTTCAAAGCTTTGTGGAACGTTGTTAACTGGAAAGAAGCTgaaagaagatttgaattttaa